From one Felis catus isolate Fca126 chromosome E2, F.catus_Fca126_mat1.0, whole genome shotgun sequence genomic stretch:
- the EML2 gene encoding echinoderm microtubule-associated protein-like 2 isoform X1, whose protein sequence is MLERRALLWQREAGPGGGDRAQAGAGGAGGGCGGAMAERGPAFCGLYDTSSLLQYCNDDNLSGTSGMEVDDRVSALEQRLQLQEDELAVLKAALADALRRLRACEEQGAALRARGTPKGRAPPRLGTTASVCQLLKGLPTRTPLNGAGPPRRVGGYATSPSSPKKEATSGRSARRYLSPERLASVRREDPRSRTTSSSSNCSAKKEGKTKEVIFSMEEGSVKMFLRGRPVPMLIPTELAPTYSLDARSELPSSRLKLDWVYGYRGRDCRANLYLLPTGEIVYFVASVAVLYSVEEHRQRHYLGHNDDIKCLAVHPDMVTIATGQVAGTSKEGKPLPPHVRIWDSVSLSTLHVLGLGVFDRAVCCVGFSKSNGGNLLCAVDESNDHMLSVWDWAKEAKVVDGKCSNEAVLVATFHPTDPTVLITCGKSHIYFWSLEGGSLSKRQGLFEKHEKPKYVLCVTFLEGGDVVTGDSGGNLYVWGKGGNRITQAVLGAHDGGVFGLCALRDGTLVSGGGRDRRVVLWGSDYSKLQEVEVPEDFGPVRTVAEGRGDTLYVGTTRNCILQGSVHTGFSLLVQGHVEELWGLATHPSRAQFVTCGQDKLVHLWSAESRRPLWSRIIEDPARSAGFHPSGSVLAVGTVTGRWLLLDTETHDLVAIHTDGSEQISVVSFSPDGAYLTVGSHDNLVYVYTVDQGGRKVSRLGKCSGHSSFITHLDWAQDSSCFVTNSGDYEILYWDPATCKQITSVDAVRNVEWATATCVLGFGVFGIWSEGADGTDINAVARSHDGKLLASADDFGKVHLFSYPCCQPRALSHKYGGHSSHVTNVAFLCDDSMALTTGGKDTSVLQWRVV, encoded by the exons ATGCTGGAACGAAGGGCGTTGCTATGGCAACgggaggcagggcctggaggggGGGACCGGGCCCAGGCTGGGGCCGGGGGGGCCGGCGGTGGCTGTGGCGGGGCGATGGCGGAGCGCGGCCCGGCCTTCTGCGGCCTCTACGACACGTCCTCGCTGCTTCAATACTGCAACG ATGACAATCTGTCGGGCACGAGCGGCATGGAGGTGGACGACCGCGTGTCGGCGCTGGAGCAGCGGCTGCAGCTGCAGGAAGACGAGCTGGCGGTCCTAAAGGCGGCGCTGGCTGACGCGCTGCGTCGCCTGAGGGCGTGCGAAGAGCAGGGCGCTGCGCTGCGCGCGAGGGGCACCCCCAAGGGCCGGGCGCCTCCACGCTTAGGCACCACGGCCTCAG TGTGTCAGCTCTTGAAAGGCCTTCCCACCAGGACCCCCCTCAATGGCGCGGGACCCCCGAGGCGCGTGGGCGGCTATGCCACCTCTCCATCCTCCCCCAAGAAGGAGGCGACCTCTGGGCGCAG CGCCCGCCGCTACTTGTCACCAGAGCGCCTGGCTTCGGTGCGCCGCGAGGACCCCCGCAGCCGCACCACATCTTCTAGCAGCAATTGCAGCGCCAAAAAGGAAGG CAAAACCAAAGAAGTTATCTTCAGCATGG AGGAGGGCTCCGTGAAAATGTTCCTGAGGGGGCGCCCTGTGCCAATGCTGATTCCCACCGAGCTGGCGCCCACCTACAGCCTCGACGCGCGCTCTGAGCTGCCTTCCAGCCGGCTCAAGCTGGACTGGGT CTATGGCTACCGAGGCCGAGACTGCCGGGCCAACCTTTACCTGCTGCCCACGGGGGAGATAGTGTACTTTGTGGCCTCCGTGGCCGTGCTGTACAGCGTGGAGGAGCATAGGCAGCGCCACTACCTGGGCCACAATGATGACATCAAATG CCTGGCTGTCCACCCTGATATGGTCACCATTGCCACTGGACAGGTGGCAGGCACCTCTAAGGAGGGGAAG CCACTACCCCCCCACGTGCGCATTTGGGACTCAGTCTCCCTCTCCACCTTACACGTGCTGGGCCTGGGGGTGTTTGACAGAGCTGTGTGCTGTGTGGGCTTTTCCAAATCT aATGGAGGCAACCTGCTCTGTGCAGTGGACGAATCGAACGATCACATGCTCTCCGTGTGGGACTGGGCCAAGGAGGCCAAGGTGGTGGATGGCAAG TGCTCCAACGAGGCCGTGCTGGTGGCCACCTTCCACCCCACAGACCCCACCGTGCTCATCACCTGCGGAAAATCCCACATCTACTTCTGGAGTCTGGAGGGGGGCAGCCTGAGCAAACGGCAGGGCCTCTTTGAG AAACACGAGAAACCGAAGTATGTGCTGTGTGTGACCTTTTTGGAGGGTGGCGATGTGGTCACCGGGGACTCGGGGGGGAACCTCTATGTCTGGGGCAAAG GTGGGAACCGCATCACACAGGCGGTGCTGGGTGCCCACGATGGCGGTGTGTTTGGGCTCTGCGCCCTGCGGGACGGGACGCTGGTGTCCGGAGGGGGCCGTGATCGACGGGTGGTCCTTTGGGGTTCCGACTACAGCAAGCTGCAGGAGGTAGAG GTCCCAGAGGACTTCGGTCCGGTGCGCACTGTGGCTGAGGGTCGGGGAGACACGCTGTACGTGGGGACCACCCGCAACTGCATCCTGCAGGGCTCTGTCCACACAGGCTTCTCATTGCTCGTCCAG GGTCACGTGGAAGAACTGTGGGGTCTGGCCACGCACCCCAGCCGGGCACAGTTTGTGACGTGCGGGCAGGATAAGTTGGTGCATCTGTGGAGTGCGGAGTCCCGCCGGCCCCTGTGGAGTAGGATCATCGAG gaCCCTGCCCGCTCTGCTGGTTTCCACCCCAGTGGCTCTGTCCTGGCCGTGGGCACAGTGACTGGCAG ATGGCTGCTGCTGGACACGGAGACCCACGACCTGGTGGCTATCCACACAGATGGCAGTGAGCAGATCTCAGTGGTCAGCTTCTCTCCAG acggGGCGTACCTGACCGTGGGCTCCCACGACAACTTGGTGTACGTGTACACGGTGGACCAGGGCGGCCGCAAGGTCAGCCGCCTGGGCAAGTGCTCG GGCCATTCCAGTTTTATCACCCACCTGGACTGGGCCCAGGACAGCAGCTGCTTCGTCACCAACTCCGGGGACTACGAGATCCTGTACT GGGACCCGGCTACCTGTAAGCAGATCACTAGTGTCGATGCTGTGAGGAATGTGGAATGGGCCACTGCCACTTGTGTCCTGGGATTTGGGGTGTTTG GGATCTGGTCTGAGGGAGCCGACGGTACCGACATCAACGCCGTGGCCCGCTCCCATGACGGGAAGCTGCTGGCTTCAGCTGATGACTTTGGCAAAGTGCACCTGTTTAGTTACCCCTGCTGTCAGCCCCGA GCCCTCAGCCACAAATACGGCGGACACAGCAGCCACGTGACAAATGTGGCCTTCTTGTGCGATGACAGCATGGCCCTGACCACAGGGGGCAAGGACACCAGTGTGCTGCAGTGGCGGGTGGTCTGA
- the EML2 gene encoding echinoderm microtubule-associated protein-like 2 isoform X2 produces MSSFGAGKTKEVIFSMEEGSVKMFLRGRPVPMLIPTELAPTYSLDARSELPSSRLKLDWVYGYRGRDCRANLYLLPTGEIVYFVASVAVLYSVEEHRQRHYLGHNDDIKCLAVHPDMVTIATGQVAGTSKEGKPLPPHVRIWDSVSLSTLHVLGLGVFDRAVCCVGFSKSNGGNLLCAVDESNDHMLSVWDWAKEAKVVDGKCSNEAVLVATFHPTDPTVLITCGKSHIYFWSLEGGSLSKRQGLFEKHEKPKYVLCVTFLEGGDVVTGDSGGNLYVWGKGGNRITQAVLGAHDGGVFGLCALRDGTLVSGGGRDRRVVLWGSDYSKLQEVEVPEDFGPVRTVAEGRGDTLYVGTTRNCILQGSVHTGFSLLVQGHVEELWGLATHPSRAQFVTCGQDKLVHLWSAESRRPLWSRIIEDPARSAGFHPSGSVLAVGTVTGRWLLLDTETHDLVAIHTDGSEQISVVSFSPDGAYLTVGSHDNLVYVYTVDQGGRKVSRLGKCSGHSSFITHLDWAQDSSCFVTNSGDYEILYWDPATCKQITSVDAVRNVEWATATCVLGFGVFGIWSEGADGTDINAVARSHDGKLLASADDFGKVHLFSYPCCQPRALSHKYGGHSSHVTNVAFLCDDSMALTTGGKDTSVLQWRVV; encoded by the exons ATGAGTAGCTTTGGAGCTGG CAAAACCAAAGAAGTTATCTTCAGCATGG AGGAGGGCTCCGTGAAAATGTTCCTGAGGGGGCGCCCTGTGCCAATGCTGATTCCCACCGAGCTGGCGCCCACCTACAGCCTCGACGCGCGCTCTGAGCTGCCTTCCAGCCGGCTCAAGCTGGACTGGGT CTATGGCTACCGAGGCCGAGACTGCCGGGCCAACCTTTACCTGCTGCCCACGGGGGAGATAGTGTACTTTGTGGCCTCCGTGGCCGTGCTGTACAGCGTGGAGGAGCATAGGCAGCGCCACTACCTGGGCCACAATGATGACATCAAATG CCTGGCTGTCCACCCTGATATGGTCACCATTGCCACTGGACAGGTGGCAGGCACCTCTAAGGAGGGGAAG CCACTACCCCCCCACGTGCGCATTTGGGACTCAGTCTCCCTCTCCACCTTACACGTGCTGGGCCTGGGGGTGTTTGACAGAGCTGTGTGCTGTGTGGGCTTTTCCAAATCT aATGGAGGCAACCTGCTCTGTGCAGTGGACGAATCGAACGATCACATGCTCTCCGTGTGGGACTGGGCCAAGGAGGCCAAGGTGGTGGATGGCAAG TGCTCCAACGAGGCCGTGCTGGTGGCCACCTTCCACCCCACAGACCCCACCGTGCTCATCACCTGCGGAAAATCCCACATCTACTTCTGGAGTCTGGAGGGGGGCAGCCTGAGCAAACGGCAGGGCCTCTTTGAG AAACACGAGAAACCGAAGTATGTGCTGTGTGTGACCTTTTTGGAGGGTGGCGATGTGGTCACCGGGGACTCGGGGGGGAACCTCTATGTCTGGGGCAAAG GTGGGAACCGCATCACACAGGCGGTGCTGGGTGCCCACGATGGCGGTGTGTTTGGGCTCTGCGCCCTGCGGGACGGGACGCTGGTGTCCGGAGGGGGCCGTGATCGACGGGTGGTCCTTTGGGGTTCCGACTACAGCAAGCTGCAGGAGGTAGAG GTCCCAGAGGACTTCGGTCCGGTGCGCACTGTGGCTGAGGGTCGGGGAGACACGCTGTACGTGGGGACCACCCGCAACTGCATCCTGCAGGGCTCTGTCCACACAGGCTTCTCATTGCTCGTCCAG GGTCACGTGGAAGAACTGTGGGGTCTGGCCACGCACCCCAGCCGGGCACAGTTTGTGACGTGCGGGCAGGATAAGTTGGTGCATCTGTGGAGTGCGGAGTCCCGCCGGCCCCTGTGGAGTAGGATCATCGAG gaCCCTGCCCGCTCTGCTGGTTTCCACCCCAGTGGCTCTGTCCTGGCCGTGGGCACAGTGACTGGCAG ATGGCTGCTGCTGGACACGGAGACCCACGACCTGGTGGCTATCCACACAGATGGCAGTGAGCAGATCTCAGTGGTCAGCTTCTCTCCAG acggGGCGTACCTGACCGTGGGCTCCCACGACAACTTGGTGTACGTGTACACGGTGGACCAGGGCGGCCGCAAGGTCAGCCGCCTGGGCAAGTGCTCG GGCCATTCCAGTTTTATCACCCACCTGGACTGGGCCCAGGACAGCAGCTGCTTCGTCACCAACTCCGGGGACTACGAGATCCTGTACT GGGACCCGGCTACCTGTAAGCAGATCACTAGTGTCGATGCTGTGAGGAATGTGGAATGGGCCACTGCCACTTGTGTCCTGGGATTTGGGGTGTTTG GGATCTGGTCTGAGGGAGCCGACGGTACCGACATCAACGCCGTGGCCCGCTCCCATGACGGGAAGCTGCTGGCTTCAGCTGATGACTTTGGCAAAGTGCACCTGTTTAGTTACCCCTGCTGTCAGCCCCGA GCCCTCAGCCACAAATACGGCGGACACAGCAGCCACGTGACAAATGTGGCCTTCTTGTGCGATGACAGCATGGCCCTGACCACAGGGGGCAAGGACACCAGTGTGCTGCAGTGGCGGGTGGTCTGA
- the EML2 gene encoding echinoderm microtubule-associated protein-like 2 isoform X3, with protein sequence MEEGSVKMFLRGRPVPMLIPTELAPTYSLDARSELPSSRLKLDWVYGYRGRDCRANLYLLPTGEIVYFVASVAVLYSVEEHRQRHYLGHNDDIKCLAVHPDMVTIATGQVAGTSKEGKPLPPHVRIWDSVSLSTLHVLGLGVFDRAVCCVGFSKSNGGNLLCAVDESNDHMLSVWDWAKEAKVVDGKCSNEAVLVATFHPTDPTVLITCGKSHIYFWSLEGGSLSKRQGLFEKHEKPKYVLCVTFLEGGDVVTGDSGGNLYVWGKGGNRITQAVLGAHDGGVFGLCALRDGTLVSGGGRDRRVVLWGSDYSKLQEVEVPEDFGPVRTVAEGRGDTLYVGTTRNCILQGSVHTGFSLLVQGHVEELWGLATHPSRAQFVTCGQDKLVHLWSAESRRPLWSRIIEDPARSAGFHPSGSVLAVGTVTGRWLLLDTETHDLVAIHTDGSEQISVVSFSPDGAYLTVGSHDNLVYVYTVDQGGRKVSRLGKCSGHSSFITHLDWAQDSSCFVTNSGDYEILYWDPATCKQITSVDAVRNVEWATATCVLGFGVFGIWSEGADGTDINAVARSHDGKLLASADDFGKVHLFSYPCCQPRALSHKYGGHSSHVTNVAFLCDDSMALTTGGKDTSVLQWRVV encoded by the exons ATGG AGGAGGGCTCCGTGAAAATGTTCCTGAGGGGGCGCCCTGTGCCAATGCTGATTCCCACCGAGCTGGCGCCCACCTACAGCCTCGACGCGCGCTCTGAGCTGCCTTCCAGCCGGCTCAAGCTGGACTGGGT CTATGGCTACCGAGGCCGAGACTGCCGGGCCAACCTTTACCTGCTGCCCACGGGGGAGATAGTGTACTTTGTGGCCTCCGTGGCCGTGCTGTACAGCGTGGAGGAGCATAGGCAGCGCCACTACCTGGGCCACAATGATGACATCAAATG CCTGGCTGTCCACCCTGATATGGTCACCATTGCCACTGGACAGGTGGCAGGCACCTCTAAGGAGGGGAAG CCACTACCCCCCCACGTGCGCATTTGGGACTCAGTCTCCCTCTCCACCTTACACGTGCTGGGCCTGGGGGTGTTTGACAGAGCTGTGTGCTGTGTGGGCTTTTCCAAATCT aATGGAGGCAACCTGCTCTGTGCAGTGGACGAATCGAACGATCACATGCTCTCCGTGTGGGACTGGGCCAAGGAGGCCAAGGTGGTGGATGGCAAG TGCTCCAACGAGGCCGTGCTGGTGGCCACCTTCCACCCCACAGACCCCACCGTGCTCATCACCTGCGGAAAATCCCACATCTACTTCTGGAGTCTGGAGGGGGGCAGCCTGAGCAAACGGCAGGGCCTCTTTGAG AAACACGAGAAACCGAAGTATGTGCTGTGTGTGACCTTTTTGGAGGGTGGCGATGTGGTCACCGGGGACTCGGGGGGGAACCTCTATGTCTGGGGCAAAG GTGGGAACCGCATCACACAGGCGGTGCTGGGTGCCCACGATGGCGGTGTGTTTGGGCTCTGCGCCCTGCGGGACGGGACGCTGGTGTCCGGAGGGGGCCGTGATCGACGGGTGGTCCTTTGGGGTTCCGACTACAGCAAGCTGCAGGAGGTAGAG GTCCCAGAGGACTTCGGTCCGGTGCGCACTGTGGCTGAGGGTCGGGGAGACACGCTGTACGTGGGGACCACCCGCAACTGCATCCTGCAGGGCTCTGTCCACACAGGCTTCTCATTGCTCGTCCAG GGTCACGTGGAAGAACTGTGGGGTCTGGCCACGCACCCCAGCCGGGCACAGTTTGTGACGTGCGGGCAGGATAAGTTGGTGCATCTGTGGAGTGCGGAGTCCCGCCGGCCCCTGTGGAGTAGGATCATCGAG gaCCCTGCCCGCTCTGCTGGTTTCCACCCCAGTGGCTCTGTCCTGGCCGTGGGCACAGTGACTGGCAG ATGGCTGCTGCTGGACACGGAGACCCACGACCTGGTGGCTATCCACACAGATGGCAGTGAGCAGATCTCAGTGGTCAGCTTCTCTCCAG acggGGCGTACCTGACCGTGGGCTCCCACGACAACTTGGTGTACGTGTACACGGTGGACCAGGGCGGCCGCAAGGTCAGCCGCCTGGGCAAGTGCTCG GGCCATTCCAGTTTTATCACCCACCTGGACTGGGCCCAGGACAGCAGCTGCTTCGTCACCAACTCCGGGGACTACGAGATCCTGTACT GGGACCCGGCTACCTGTAAGCAGATCACTAGTGTCGATGCTGTGAGGAATGTGGAATGGGCCACTGCCACTTGTGTCCTGGGATTTGGGGTGTTTG GGATCTGGTCTGAGGGAGCCGACGGTACCGACATCAACGCCGTGGCCCGCTCCCATGACGGGAAGCTGCTGGCTTCAGCTGATGACTTTGGCAAAGTGCACCTGTTTAGTTACCCCTGCTGTCAGCCCCGA GCCCTCAGCCACAAATACGGCGGACACAGCAGCCACGTGACAAATGTGGCCTTCTTGTGCGATGACAGCATGGCCCTGACCACAGGGGGCAAGGACACCAGTGTGCTGCAGTGGCGGGTGGTCTGA